One window of Methanobacterium alkalithermotolerans genomic DNA carries:
- the frhB gene encoding coenzyme F420 hydrogenase subunit beta, with product MVLGTYKEIVSARSTDKQIQKVSQDGGIVTGLLAFALEEKIIEGAVVAGPGEDFWKPEPMVAMSADEIIAAAGTKYTFSPNVMMLKKAVRQYGIEKLGTVAIPCQTMGIRKMQSYPFGVRFLADKIKLLVGIYCMENFPFASLQTFISEKMGVDPKLVEKMDIGKGKFWVYTQDDVLSIPLKETHGYEQSGCNVCLDYVAELGDVSTGSVGSPDGWSTVITRTDDGNSIFQQAVEAGAFETKDMANVKPGLDLLEKLSAQKKDKNQKTIDKRKEMGLPVPF from the coding sequence ATGGTTTTAGGTACTTACAAAGAAATAGTTTCTGCAAGATCAACCGATAAACAAATCCAAAAAGTCTCACAGGATGGAGGAATTGTAACCGGCCTTCTAGCATTTGCCCTGGAAGAAAAAATCATTGAAGGAGCAGTAGTGGCTGGCCCAGGAGAAGACTTCTGGAAACCAGAACCAATGGTAGCCATGTCTGCTGATGAAATAATAGCAGCTGCCGGTACCAAGTACACCTTCTCCCCTAATGTGATGATGCTGAAAAAAGCCGTTCGACAGTACGGTATTGAAAAATTGGGTACGGTGGCTATTCCATGCCAGACTATGGGTATTAGAAAAATGCAGTCCTACCCCTTCGGTGTCAGATTCCTGGCCGATAAAATAAAATTACTGGTAGGTATTTACTGTATGGAAAACTTCCCATTTGCATCACTACAGACTTTCATATCTGAAAAGATGGGAGTTGACCCCAAACTGGTAGAAAAAATGGACATCGGTAAAGGTAAATTCTGGGTATACACTCAAGATGACGTCTTAAGCATACCACTCAAAGAAACCCATGGTTACGAACAGAGCGGATGTAATGTGTGTCTGGATTATGTGGCTGAACTGGGTGACGTATCCACTGGATCTGTAGGTTCACCTGATGGCTGGTCCACAGTCATAACCAGAACCGATGATGGAAATTCCATCTTCCAACAAGCAGTTGAAGCCGGAGCATTCGAGACCAAAGACATGGCCAATGTCAAACCTGGTCTGGATCTTCTGGAAAAATTATCTGCTCAGAAGAAGGATAAAAACCAGAAAACAATCGACAAGAGAAAAGAAATGGGATTACCAGTTCCATTCTAA
- the frhG gene encoding coenzyme F420 hydrogenase subunit gamma — MSLIARIKQFLGFEAKPDKEAKPDAAKSADTGASKQEVEKVAEENAKPRIGYIHLSGCTGDVMSLSENYDILAELLTNMVDIVYGQTLVDLWEMPEMDLALVEGSVCLQDEHSLHELMEVREKAAMVCAFGSCSATGCFTRFSRGGQQAQPAHESFVPIADLIKVDCAIPGCPPSPEIIAKTVVALINGDMDYLQPMIDLAGMTEACGCDLQLKVVNQALCIGCGTCAMACQTRALDMTEGRPELNTDRCVKCGVCYVQCPRSWWPEEQVKKDLGL, encoded by the coding sequence ATGAGTTTGATCGCCCGAATTAAGCAGTTTTTAGGATTTGAGGCTAAACCGGATAAAGAAGCCAAACCAGACGCTGCTAAATCAGCAGATACTGGAGCTTCGAAACAGGAGGTTGAAAAAGTGGCTGAAGAAAATGCAAAACCAAGAATTGGTTACATCCATTTAAGTGGATGTACTGGAGATGTTATGTCGTTAAGTGAAAATTACGACATTCTCGCTGAATTACTCACCAATATGGTGGATATTGTTTATGGACAAACCCTGGTAGATCTATGGGAAATGCCAGAAATGGATTTGGCCCTGGTTGAAGGGTCTGTATGTCTGCAGGACGAACACAGCCTGCATGAATTAATGGAAGTAAGGGAAAAAGCAGCAATGGTATGTGCTTTTGGTTCCTGCTCTGCTACCGGATGTTTCACCCGGTTCTCCCGTGGTGGACAGCAAGCACAACCAGCTCATGAATCATTCGTGCCTATTGCCGATTTGATTAAAGTAGACTGTGCTATACCTGGATGCCCACCATCCCCTGAAATTATAGCAAAAACAGTTGTAGCTTTAATAAACGGTGACATGGACTACTTACAGCCCATGATTGACTTGGCTGGAATGACTGAAGCATGTGGTTGCGATCTACAACTAAAAGTAGTGAATCAGGCCCTGTGTATTGGTTGTGGAACCTGTGCCATGGCTTGCCAAACCAGAGCTCTCGACATGACCGAGGGCCGACCAGAATTAAACACAGACCGCTGTGTTAAATGTGGAGTCTGTTACGTACAGTGTCCGCGAAGCTGGTGGCCTGAAGAACAAGTCAAAAAGGACTTAGGACTATAG
- the frhD gene encoding coenzyme F420-reducing hydrogenase, FrhD protein: MPYDAEILVVGCGNVLFKDDGFGPAVIEALEEYFKEHEEERPDNVMFIDAGTGGPHFVFSLPHESWKKMIVVDVVEYKAEPGELRKFEVDEIPKGSYENMHSWPVNQPLHELNEKIDVMVIGCKPKEVSAPDVEMGLTPPVEKAIPKAIKIILKEIGV; this comes from the coding sequence ATGCCATACGATGCGGAGATTTTAGTTGTGGGCTGTGGAAACGTCTTATTTAAAGACGATGGATTTGGCCCAGCAGTTATAGAGGCCCTTGAGGAATACTTCAAGGAACATGAAGAAGAACGTCCAGATAATGTTATGTTTATTGATGCTGGTACGGGAGGCCCTCATTTTGTATTTTCATTACCTCATGAATCATGGAAAAAGATGATTGTGGTGGATGTTGTAGAGTATAAGGCGGAACCCGGAGAATTACGAAAATTTGAAGTTGACGAAATTCCTAAAGGATCATATGAAAACATGCATTCCTGGCCAGTAAACCAGCCATTACATGAACTCAATGAAAAAATTGATGTCATGGTTATTGGATGTAAGCCAAAAGAAGTCTCTGCACCTGATGTGGAAATGGGCCTCACGCCCCCAGTTGAAAAAGCTATTCCCAAGGCCATTAAAATAATTTTAAAGGAAATTGGGGTTTAG